A region from the Sulfurospirillum oryzae genome encodes:
- a CDS encoding competence/damage-inducible protein A, with product MHHFYSVIIGTELLNGRRVDKHFAFINQELRDRGLLHVGSFVIQDSPALIQNCFTMILQDPKSVMFCFGGIGATPDDLTRAIASEVFTGEPLSLHVKAKELIVKQFGDEAYPHRINMAMLPPSSHLLHNVVNQVPGFSLFNRFFFTPGFPSMSWPMVKEALDKHFPTQPKLFSSSFIVEATENDLIEIMEALPKELNFSSLPRFEEQKRIVEIYLAHTDQAFVEHWSDFFKEGVMKKGKVIRGC from the coding sequence ATGCATCACTTCTACTCTGTCATCATTGGGACTGAGCTTCTCAATGGTCGCAGAGTAGACAAACACTTCGCCTTTATCAATCAGGAACTACGTGATCGCGGACTTTTACATGTAGGAAGTTTTGTGATTCAAGATTCCCCTGCCCTCATCCAAAACTGTTTCACTATGATTTTACAAGACCCAAAGAGCGTGATGTTTTGTTTTGGAGGCATTGGCGCAACACCTGATGATCTTACGCGTGCCATTGCCAGTGAAGTCTTTACAGGAGAGCCTTTATCTTTACATGTAAAGGCAAAAGAGCTCATTGTAAAACAGTTTGGAGACGAAGCGTACCCGCACCGCATTAACATGGCAATGCTTCCACCCTCATCTCATCTTTTGCACAATGTCGTCAATCAAGTGCCTGGCTTTTCACTTTTTAATCGTTTCTTTTTTACACCTGGATTTCCATCCATGTCATGGCCAATGGTCAAAGAAGCTCTCGATAAGCACTTTCCAACACAGCCCAAACTTTTTAGTAGCTCTTTTATCGTGGAAGCAACTGAAAATGACTTAATAGAGATTATGGAAGCTTTACCGAAAGAGCTAAATTTCTCTTCATTACCTCGTTTTGAAGAGCAAAAGCGAATTGTTGAAATTTATCTTGCGCACACTGACCAAGCTTTTGTCGAGCACTGGTCAGATTTCTTTAAAGAGGGTGTTATGAAAAAAGGGAAAGTGATTAGGGGTTGTTAA
- a CDS encoding GGDEF domain-containing protein: protein MIVFELVLLVIGALFLVRSLTPISRLILELPDGSLKKRWKALSILILFFIAGYFIFAYNFWVLRDEQSILSIVASITLLLGGVFAYLVGQLALQTANDVKDIAILQHESITDALTSLRNRRYFDQRICEEVALSKRYKLPLTLMLLDVDYFKKINDTYGHTVGDDVLTNLAKLILEVVRDSDIVARYGGEEIAIITPNTSKQEAELLAERLRSIVEKTTVATICTTQEVVQVTVSIGLCSLSHVITDKEALLEETDQALYLAKKYGRNRVVVSNW, encoded by the coding sequence ATGATTGTCTTTGAATTGGTGTTATTGGTCATTGGTGCTCTCTTCCTCGTTCGCTCTCTAACGCCAATTAGTAGGCTGATTCTTGAACTTCCAGATGGGAGTCTAAAAAAACGATGGAAAGCACTTAGTATCCTTATTTTATTTTTCATTGCAGGTTATTTTATTTTTGCGTATAATTTTTGGGTATTGCGAGATGAACAAAGTATTCTTTCAATCGTAGCTTCTATCACATTACTTTTAGGTGGTGTCTTTGCGTATTTGGTTGGACAACTCGCCCTTCAGACGGCCAACGATGTTAAAGATATTGCCATTTTACAGCACGAAAGCATCACCGATGCGCTGACAAGTCTTCGTAACAGACGCTATTTTGATCAACGCATCTGTGAAGAAGTTGCCCTTTCAAAACGATACAAACTTCCTTTAACGCTCATGCTTTTAGATGTGGATTATTTTAAAAAAATTAATGACACGTATGGGCATACTGTAGGAGACGATGTTCTAACAAATCTTGCGAAACTGATCTTGGAAGTGGTGCGAGACAGTGATATTGTGGCGCGTTATGGCGGAGAAGAGATTGCGATCATTACCCCGAATACAAGCAAACAAGAAGCTGAACTTTTAGCAGAACGATTGCGATCCATTGTTGAAAAAACGACGGTTGCAACTATTTGTACAACGCAAGAAGTGGTGCAAGTAACGGTCAGTATTGGTCTTTGTTCACTAAGCCATGTGATTACGGATAAAGAGGCACTGTTAGAAGAGACAGACCAAGCGCTTTATTTGGCTAAAAAGTATGGAAGAAATAGGGTTGTTGTGAGCAACTGGTAA
- a CDS encoding N-acetylmuramoyl-L-alanine amidase family protein, with translation MQSWYMGKQIRAFFVLLLTCIALFGAPNYMQQLEQYDAQMKGASNDEMLRVFHGLKAIYIQAIIGSDENLKKETLERLIKTAKVLKFDASKYESELATMSKETKKAAPSKPLVPPPAAEESFDASRSSSSSFAPTTTPSAAPVTAKETKVVTPASSNTQTTTSLPKNYNGKNVLQHVTTNDEEIVLEFGSKVAENTIKVFVLKSADSYKKIIDIPAIIMNAPLSIATPKKLQSLRISQYNNDSIRIILDAPSAFETYVSVFENRVILSLNKQPMLTQRPIPQPAHDVAPVAKKNTTPPPATVESVSMSSSSAQVVANNNPPVQQTASKKGMKRDKTIVIDAGHGGKDAGATGYKQRLEKNLVLEMALQLGKELKSRGYKVFYTRQSDEFIDLRDRTKVANDKNADLFVSLHANAAPNDAKKLSMKGLETFFLSPDRSERSKNVAALENQSTMEEMDFYSKETFLNVFNREKIVLSNKIAIDIQSSMLKAVKKKYSVEDGGVREAPFWVLVGATMPSVLIELGYISNPEECDNMFNPQYQKQLVDGISDGIDRYYVNNP, from the coding sequence TTGCAAAGTTGGTACATGGGGAAGCAAATTAGAGCATTTTTTGTTTTGCTGTTGACGTGTATAGCGCTTTTTGGCGCTCCAAATTACATGCAACAGCTTGAGCAGTATGATGCCCAAATGAAGGGTGCGAGTAATGATGAGATGTTGCGTGTCTTTCATGGACTCAAAGCGATCTATATTCAGGCTATTATTGGTAGTGATGAAAATCTCAAAAAAGAGACTTTAGAGCGACTGATAAAAACAGCTAAAGTACTCAAATTTGATGCTTCTAAGTATGAATCTGAACTTGCTACAATGAGCAAAGAGACAAAAAAAGCAGCTCCTTCAAAACCTCTTGTTCCACCTCCTGCTGCGGAAGAGAGTTTTGATGCGAGCCGCAGTAGTTCATCATCGTTTGCACCTACGACAACGCCATCTGCAGCACCAGTGACAGCTAAAGAGACAAAAGTTGTTACACCTGCTTCAAGTAATACACAAACAACAACATCTCTGCCTAAAAATTATAATGGCAAAAATGTTCTTCAGCACGTTACGACCAATGATGAAGAGATCGTGCTTGAATTTGGCTCTAAGGTAGCTGAGAATACAATCAAAGTCTTTGTTCTTAAAAGTGCTGATAGTTATAAAAAAATTATTGATATTCCAGCTATTATCATGAATGCACCTCTTAGCATTGCAACACCTAAAAAATTACAAAGTTTACGCATTAGTCAATACAATAATGATTCAATCCGCATTATTTTAGATGCGCCTAGTGCGTTTGAAACGTATGTGAGTGTTTTTGAAAATCGGGTAATTCTTTCGTTAAATAAGCAACCGATGCTCACACAAAGACCGATTCCACAACCAGCGCATGATGTGGCTCCTGTGGCTAAGAAAAATACCACGCCACCACCTGCTACGGTCGAGTCCGTATCTATGTCTAGCAGTTCAGCTCAGGTTGTTGCCAACAACAATCCTCCTGTCCAACAAACTGCCTCTAAAAAGGGGATGAAACGCGATAAGACGATAGTCATTGATGCGGGACATGGCGGAAAAGATGCGGGTGCAACAGGGTATAAGCAACGCCTTGAAAAAAATCTTGTTCTTGAAATGGCATTGCAGTTAGGTAAAGAGTTAAAATCACGTGGTTATAAAGTCTTTTATACACGCCAAAGTGATGAATTTATTGATCTTCGAGATCGTACTAAAGTTGCCAATGATAAAAACGCTGATCTGTTTGTTTCCTTGCATGCAAATGCTGCTCCCAATGATGCTAAAAAACTCTCAATGAAAGGGCTAGAGACCTTTTTCCTCTCTCCAGATCGATCGGAGCGTTCTAAAAACGTAGCTGCATTGGAAAACCAATCGACGATGGAAGAGATGGACTTTTACTCAAAAGAGACATTTCTCAATGTTTTCAATCGTGAAAAAATAGTCCTTTCCAATAAAATTGCAATTGATATACAATCAAGTATGTTAAAAGCAGTCAAAAAGAAATACAGTGTCGAAGATGGCGGGGTTAGAGAAGCGCCTTTTTGGGTCTTAGTGGGAGCGACAATGCCTTCTGTTTTAATTGAATTAGGTTATATCAGTAATCCAGAAGAGTGTGACAATATGTTCAATCCTCAATACCAAAAACAGCTTGTTGATGGCATTAGTGATGGAATTGATCGTTATTACGTTAACAACCCCTAA
- the aspS gene encoding aspartate--tRNA ligase produces MRSHYCTDLDVANIGEIVEVCGWANSHRDHGGVIFIDLRDKSGLVQLVCDPADSIEAHEIAAHVRDEFVLKAKGRVRARGEGLENPRLKTGKIEIVVDELIVENASETVPFVIGDNNVGEDVRLKYRYLDLRNPKAYEIFKLRSKATVAVRNSLDAQGFLEVETPILTKSTPEGARDYLVPSRVHNGEFYALPQSPQLFKQLLMCAGFDRYFQVAKCFRDEDLRADRQPEFTQIDIEMSFCDQEDVMKVTENLLKDVFKACGHEITIPFNRMRYKDAMETYGSDKPDLRYDLSMIDVMDIFANCKNEIFSNIAKDTKKNRIKALKVPNGDNIFSKRQMQGFEEYVRKFGASGLGYFQMKEDGLKGPLTKFFEEADLQAIVDAADLHVGDAIFFGAGEKKLVLDYMGRFRIFLAEAMNIIPKDKFEFVWVVDFEMFEVENGKVKALHHPFTMPKDIDNTPIDEMESIAYDIVLNGTELGGGSIRIHKKEIQQKVFNLLGISDEEAHEKFEFLLDALKFGAPPHGGLAIGLDRMMMLITKSESIRDVIAFPKTQKAQCLLTRAPSEVEGDQLRDLGIRLREKTK; encoded by the coding sequence TTGAGAAGTCATTATTGTACGGATTTAGATGTCGCCAACATTGGCGAAATTGTAGAAGTGTGTGGTTGGGCAAATAGCCATAGAGATCATGGTGGTGTTATTTTTATTGACCTTCGTGACAAATCAGGACTTGTGCAGCTCGTCTGTGATCCAGCTGATAGCATAGAAGCTCATGAGATCGCAGCTCATGTTAGAGATGAATTTGTTCTCAAAGCCAAAGGAAGAGTTAGAGCAAGAGGTGAAGGATTAGAAAATCCACGCCTTAAAACAGGTAAAATTGAAATTGTCGTCGATGAATTGATCGTTGAAAACGCCAGTGAAACTGTTCCATTTGTGATCGGCGACAACAACGTCGGTGAAGATGTACGCCTCAAATACCGATACTTAGACCTCCGCAATCCAAAAGCCTACGAAATTTTCAAACTCAGAAGTAAAGCAACCGTTGCTGTTCGTAACTCACTTGACGCACAAGGCTTTTTGGAAGTTGAAACACCTATATTAACCAAATCGACACCAGAGGGTGCGCGTGATTATCTCGTCCCTAGTCGCGTTCACAATGGTGAATTTTATGCCCTTCCACAATCACCTCAGCTTTTCAAACAACTTTTAATGTGTGCTGGATTTGATCGTTATTTCCAAGTGGCAAAATGTTTCCGTGATGAAGACTTACGTGCGGATCGTCAACCTGAATTTACACAAATTGATATTGAGATGAGCTTCTGCGACCAAGAAGATGTGATGAAAGTCACTGAAAACCTTTTAAAAGACGTTTTTAAAGCGTGTGGCCATGAGATCACTATTCCTTTCAACCGTATGCGCTATAAAGACGCGATGGAAACATACGGTTCAGACAAACCTGACCTTCGCTATGATCTTTCTATGATTGACGTTATGGACATCTTTGCTAACTGTAAAAATGAAATCTTTAGTAACATTGCCAAAGACACCAAGAAAAATCGTATTAAAGCGCTTAAAGTGCCTAATGGCGATAACATCTTCTCAAAACGTCAAATGCAAGGCTTTGAAGAGTATGTCCGTAAATTTGGGGCATCGGGGCTTGGTTACTTCCAAATGAAAGAAGATGGCCTGAAAGGACCACTCACCAAGTTTTTTGAAGAAGCAGATTTGCAAGCGATTGTCGATGCAGCAGATTTACATGTAGGCGATGCGATCTTCTTTGGTGCGGGTGAGAAAAAACTCGTCCTTGATTATATGGGTCGTTTCCGTATTTTCCTAGCTGAAGCAATGAACATTATTCCAAAAGATAAATTTGAATTTGTTTGGGTTGTTGATTTTGAAATGTTTGAAGTTGAAAATGGTAAAGTCAAAGCGCTTCACCATCCATTCACTATGCCAAAAGACATTGACAACACACCAATTGATGAGATGGAATCTATTGCCTATGACATTGTTCTAAACGGAACAGAACTGGGTGGTGGTAGTATTAGGATTCACAAAAAAGAGATTCAACAAAAAGTCTTTAACCTTCTAGGCATTAGCGATGAAGAGGCACATGAGAAGTTTGAATTTTTACTGGATGCTCTCAAATTTGGTGCTCCGCCACACGGTGGTTTAGCCATTGGATTAGATCGTATGATGATGCTCATTACTAAAAGTGAAAGCATTCGTGATGTTATTGCCTTCCCTAAAACCCAAAAAGCACAATGTCTCCTTACACGCGCTCCAAGCGAAGTTGAAGGTGATCAATTGCGCGATCTTGGTATTAGACTTAGAGAAAAAACCAAATAA
- a CDS encoding YajG family lipoprotein, with the protein MKHLLFVAMALLLFSGCAYKNEALTLESYKAEYAGPLSKDKKTIYLRTVKDLRANKSIIGYIDQKSPTTINFYSNENFAEKYSEGLGYALNLAGFNIDATAQEASLVVEVYIKDIELIYNDKNFDTNLKGEIEIEVIVRKGDEVITQNFRQKGGKWIAPSHSSKDLEPFLYTLFADSIDQIVTRLTRF; encoded by the coding sequence ATGAAACATCTACTTTTTGTAGCAATGGCACTGCTACTCTTTAGCGGTTGTGCTTACAAAAATGAAGCACTCACACTCGAATCTTATAAAGCGGAATACGCAGGTCCTCTTTCAAAAGATAAAAAGACGATTTACCTTAGAACCGTCAAAGATTTACGTGCGAACAAAAGCATTATCGGTTATATCGATCAAAAAAGTCCTACTACGATTAATTTCTACAGTAACGAAAACTTTGCAGAAAAATACAGTGAAGGTTTAGGCTATGCACTTAATTTAGCTGGATTTAACATCGATGCAACAGCGCAAGAGGCAAGTCTGGTAGTTGAAGTGTATATCAAAGATATTGAACTCATTTATAATGACAAGAATTTTGATACAAATCTCAAAGGTGAGATTGAAATCGAAGTTATTGTTCGTAAAGGAGATGAAGTTATTACCCAAAACTTCCGCCAAAAAGGAGGCAAATGGATTGCGCCTTCACACAGTTCTAAAGATTTAGAGCCTTTCTTATACACACTTTTTGCTGATAGTATTGATCAAATCGTTACTCGTTTAACTCGCTTTTAA
- a CDS encoding AAA family ATPase has product MIERLLIKNHLSFAECDIEFSKGLVVFSGPSGAGKSVLMQGLLSLFGYGDVHADVIEATLASNLGLDAFGFEEEEPNIFKFLKAKNARYFINAQAVSKKGMVELSRTFVNYLSVKDNSEFENSRLLGLMDGVCASKEPAHQEAVSAFEALFVAYKKLKDELENIEAEEKKVEDLKEFARFEIAKIDEVAPKIGEDEELVAFKKSLSKKEKIEAAMQKAGAIFELESSVHEVLNLIETESSFFDACMNELRLVFEKQNETLEALEEIDVESLLDRIEKIAQLKKRYGSIEEALEHKRKRQEELARYENIAFEKSQLQKAVAKSENEVNTQSLKISEIRKKYLPLLEARLNDYLSQLYMPSLQLRLEEGVLTELGFDTLHVNLGKVDLKKISSGEYNRVRLAFLATHNEFLLSRGGVLILDEIDANLSGKESMSVANVLKTLSTKYQIFAISHQPQLSSVANQHFLVIKDALHVSRVQPLKEEERIVELARMISGENVSDEAITFAKSLLESANL; this is encoded by the coding sequence GTGATCGAGCGATTGCTGATTAAAAATCATCTTTCTTTTGCGGAGTGTGACATAGAGTTTTCAAAAGGACTTGTTGTTTTTAGTGGACCAAGTGGTGCTGGTAAATCGGTGCTGATGCAGGGACTTCTTTCGTTATTTGGTTATGGTGATGTGCATGCCGACGTGATCGAAGCAACGCTTGCTTCAAATCTTGGATTGGATGCTTTTGGTTTTGAAGAGGAAGAACCTAATATTTTTAAATTTCTCAAAGCTAAAAATGCCCGTTATTTTATCAACGCACAAGCCGTTTCGAAAAAAGGAATGGTGGAGCTTTCGCGTACGTTTGTGAACTACCTCTCGGTCAAAGATAATAGCGAATTTGAGAACAGTCGATTGCTAGGACTCATGGATGGTGTATGTGCCAGTAAAGAGCCCGCTCATCAAGAGGCAGTAAGTGCGTTTGAAGCCCTTTTTGTAGCGTACAAAAAGCTTAAAGATGAACTTGAAAACATTGAGGCAGAAGAGAAAAAAGTGGAAGACCTCAAAGAGTTTGCGCGTTTTGAAATCGCCAAAATTGATGAAGTTGCTCCTAAAATTGGCGAAGATGAAGAACTGGTTGCTTTTAAAAAATCGCTCTCTAAAAAAGAGAAGATTGAAGCTGCGATGCAAAAAGCGGGAGCCATTTTTGAGCTTGAGTCCAGCGTGCACGAAGTTTTAAACCTTATTGAAACGGAAAGTAGCTTTTTTGATGCCTGCATGAATGAGCTTCGTTTGGTTTTTGAGAAACAGAATGAAACACTTGAAGCGCTTGAAGAGATCGATGTTGAATCCTTGTTAGATCGTATTGAAAAGATCGCTCAACTCAAGAAGCGTTATGGCTCCATTGAAGAGGCATTGGAGCATAAACGAAAACGCCAAGAAGAGCTTGCACGTTATGAAAACATCGCTTTTGAAAAGAGCCAGTTGCAAAAAGCGGTCGCAAAATCTGAGAATGAAGTAAACACTCAAAGTCTCAAAATCAGTGAAATACGCAAAAAGTATCTACCGCTCTTAGAAGCACGCCTTAACGACTACCTTTCACAGCTTTATATGCCTTCTTTACAATTACGTTTGGAAGAGGGTGTCTTAACTGAATTGGGGTTTGATACTTTACATGTAAACCTAGGTAAAGTGGATCTCAAAAAGATAAGTTCTGGTGAATACAACCGTGTACGCCTTGCCTTTTTAGCGACACACAATGAGTTTTTACTTTCCCGTGGTGGCGTTTTGATCTTAGATGAGATTGATGCCAATCTGAGTGGAAAAGAGTCCATGAGTGTTGCCAATGTCTTAAAAACACTTTCAACGAAGTATCAAATCTTCGCGATTTCCCACCAACCGCAACTCTCATCTGTTGCGAATCAGCATTTTTTAGTGATCAAGGATGCTTTACATGTAAGTCGTGTTCAGCCTCTTAAAGAAGAAGAACGCATTGTCGAATTAGCGCGTATGATCAGTGGTGAAAATGTGAGTGATGAAGCCATTACTTTTGCAAAATCACTTTTAGAAAGTGCAAATTTGTAA
- a CDS encoding NAD(+) kinase yields MKITNHTKKLTTIRTVGLVSKPNDGTLCGYVHEIEAALSRHGVTLLIEEKSAQLLGCGAGVSFEQMCIQSDFLISLGGDGTLISLCRKSLHYRKPVLGIHAGQLGFLTDIQTDEISHFIEELFVGNYRIDTRMMLEVSLHVNGKIEKVVAFNDIVLSRSKISHMSNIKAFVDGALFNSYYGDGLIVSTPTGSTAYNLSAGGPVVYPLTEALILTPICPHSLSQRPLVLPVDFEVSFESDGDTVIVVDGQDTYTMNEVDRVSVRIAKQGAELIHSLDRDYFEILKKKLHWGHV; encoded by the coding sequence ATGAAAATAACCAATCATACAAAAAAATTAACCACTATTAGAACCGTAGGGCTTGTAAGCAAACCCAATGATGGAACCCTTTGTGGCTACGTGCATGAGATTGAAGCAGCACTGAGCCGACATGGCGTTACATTGCTCATTGAAGAAAAAAGTGCCCAGCTTTTAGGATGCGGCGCGGGTGTCAGTTTTGAGCAAATGTGCATACAGAGTGATTTTCTCATTTCCCTTGGAGGCGATGGCACACTTATTTCATTGTGTCGTAAAAGTTTGCACTATCGTAAACCCGTTCTTGGAATTCATGCCGGACAACTAGGTTTCTTAACCGATATTCAAACCGATGAGATTAGCCATTTTATTGAAGAACTATTTGTGGGAAACTATCGCATTGACACACGTATGATGCTTGAAGTCTCTTTACATGTAAACGGGAAAATTGAAAAAGTGGTTGCATTTAACGACATTGTTTTATCGCGTTCAAAAATCTCGCACATGAGTAACATCAAAGCGTTTGTTGATGGAGCGCTTTTTAACTCTTATTACGGTGATGGGCTTATAGTCTCTACACCGACAGGCTCAACAGCGTACAATCTCTCAGCTGGAGGTCCTGTTGTTTATCCGCTGACAGAAGCATTGATTTTAACACCGATTTGTCCGCACTCTTTAAGTCAACGACCGCTGGTTTTACCGGTTGATTTTGAAGTGTCGTTTGAGAGCGATGGCGATACGGTTATCGTAGTGGATGGACAAGACACCTATACCATGAATGAGGTGGATCGTGTGAGTGTGCGCATCGCCAAGCAGGGTGCAGAGCTTATTCATAGTTTGGATCGAGACTATTTTGAAATATTGAAAAAGAAATTGCATTGGGGGCACGTGTGA
- a CDS encoding lactate permease LctP family transporter, translating into MQTWQQVYAPIGGSLGLSALVALIPIVFFFMALAVFRMKGHFAATITLALSMIVAVVAFGMPANMAFASAGYGFLYGLWPIAWIIVASVFLYKLTVKSGQFGIIRNSILTITDDQRIQVILIGFSFGAFLEGAAGFGAPVAITAAILVGLGFQPIYAAGLCLIANTAPVAFGALGIPILVAGKVTGIDPMIVGAIAGRQLPFLSIIIPLWIVAMMDGFRGVKEVWPAALVAGGSFAVSQYFTSNFIGPELPDVTSAIISIVSLTVFLKFWRPKNVLKGHVSAELEKETQKAHTSGEVVKAWSPFIILSIMVTIWTTDAFKAYFAKGAAMAGTIFNFEFTTISNTIFKMAPIVAQPTAFKVVYTFNPLSATGTAIFFAAIISMFILKVNVPTAIKTMGETLFELKWAILSIGMVLGFAFVMNYSGMSTTMALVLANTGFLFPFFSPVLGWLGVFLTGSDTSSNALFCGLQQNTAQQLGLNQNLMVAANTTGGVCGKMISPQSISIACASASIVGKESDLFRFTVKHSLILVTIIGLMTMAQAYILTWMIP; encoded by the coding sequence ATGCAGACTTGGCAACAAGTATACGCCCCCATCGGTGGTAGTCTAGGATTATCTGCGCTCGTTGCGCTTATTCCTATCGTCTTTTTCTTTATGGCACTTGCCGTATTTAGAATGAAAGGTCATTTCGCGGCAACGATTACATTGGCACTTTCTATGATCGTAGCTGTTGTGGCATTTGGTATGCCAGCTAACATGGCTTTTGCTTCGGCTGGGTATGGCTTTTTATACGGTCTTTGGCCAATCGCTTGGATTATCGTAGCATCGGTTTTCCTTTACAAGCTAACGGTTAAGAGCGGGCAGTTTGGTATTATTAGAAACTCTATTTTAACCATTACAGATGACCAACGTATTCAGGTTATCTTAATCGGTTTCTCTTTTGGTGCGTTTTTAGAGGGTGCTGCGGGCTTTGGGGCTCCTGTTGCTATTACAGCAGCTATTCTTGTTGGTCTTGGGTTCCAACCTATTTATGCTGCAGGTCTTTGTTTGATCGCTAATACCGCGCCAGTAGCGTTTGGCGCATTGGGTATTCCTATCTTAGTTGCGGGTAAAGTGACAGGAATTGATCCTATGATCGTTGGTGCGATTGCAGGTCGTCAGCTTCCATTCCTCTCTATCATTATTCCTCTTTGGATTGTTGCGATGATGGACGGTTTCAGAGGTGTCAAAGAGGTCTGGCCAGCAGCACTCGTTGCAGGCGGTAGTTTTGCTGTCTCTCAATACTTTACCTCTAACTTTATTGGACCAGAGTTACCAGACGTAACTTCTGCGATTATTTCCATCGTCTCTTTAACTGTTTTCCTAAAATTCTGGAGACCAAAAAATGTCTTAAAAGGTCATGTATCGGCTGAACTTGAAAAAGAGACACAAAAAGCACACACAAGTGGAGAAGTTGTAAAAGCATGGTCACCATTTATCATTCTTTCAATCATGGTAACCATTTGGACAACAGATGCCTTTAAAGCGTATTTTGCTAAAGGTGCTGCGATGGCAGGAACTATTTTCAATTTTGAATTTACAACTATTAGCAATACGATTTTCAAAATGGCTCCAATTGTTGCTCAACCAACAGCGTTTAAAGTCGTTTATACCTTTAATCCACTCTCAGCAACAGGAACAGCTATTTTCTTTGCTGCGATCATTTCGATGTTTATTTTAAAAGTAAATGTCCCAACAGCTATTAAGACAATGGGTGAAACACTCTTTGAGCTTAAATGGGCAATTTTATCGATTGGTATGGTTTTAGGTTTTGCGTTTGTTATGAACTATTCAGGCATGTCAACAACTATGGCTCTTGTTCTTGCAAATACAGGATTCTTATTCCCATTCTTCTCACCAGTTCTTGGATGGTTGGGTGTATTCTTAACCGGTTCAGATACTTCATCCAACGCACTTTTCTGCGGCTTGCAACAAAATACAGCGCAACAACTTGGTCTTAACCAAAACCTTATGGTTGCGGCTAACACAACCGGTGGTGTCTGTGGTAAGATGATTTCTCCACAATCTATCTCTATTGCATGTGCATCAGCAAGTATTGTTGGTAAAGAGTCTGATCTCTTTAGATTTACGGTTAAACACAGTCTTATTCTTGTGACTATCATCGGCTTAATGACTATGGCACAAGCCTATATCTTGACATGGATGATCCCTTAA
- a CDS encoding adenylate kinase yields MKKLFLIIGAPGSGKTTDASLIAEKNSDVIAHYSTGELLRDEVASGSELGKTIDSFVSAGNLVPLDIVINTIVSAIKNSPKNVVLIDGFPRSDEQMKALDAILAKETSVKLVSVIEVEVSEQVACDRVLGRARGADDNVQVFKNRMKVYTEPLAGIQAFYGAKNLLHKINGERTIEEIVSEMENFVKSNI; encoded by the coding sequence ATGAAGAAACTATTTTTGATTATTGGCGCCCCAGGCAGTGGTAAAACAACGGATGCGAGCTTAATCGCAGAAAAAAATAGCGATGTGATCGCACACTACTCAACCGGTGAGCTTTTGCGTGATGAAGTGGCAAGCGGCAGTGAACTGGGTAAAACGATTGATTCGTTTGTCAGTGCTGGCAATCTCGTCCCTCTTGACATTGTTATCAATACCATCGTAAGTGCTATTAAAAACAGCCCTAAAAATGTTGTTCTTATAGATGGCTTTCCACGCTCAGATGAGCAGATGAAAGCACTCGATGCAATTTTGGCAAAAGAAACAAGCGTTAAACTGGTTTCTGTCATTGAAGTTGAAGTCAGTGAGCAAGTTGCATGTGACCGCGTTTTAGGACGAGCACGTGGAGCAGACGATAACGTTCAAGTCTTTAAAAACCGTATGAAAGTTTACACTGAGCCATTAGCGGGTATTCAAGCATTTTACGGTGCTAAGAACCTTCTTCATAAAATCAATGGTGAGCGCACCATCGAAGAGATCGTAAGCGAGATGGAAAACTTCGTTAAAAGCAATATCTAA